From one Erythrobacter sp. HKB08 genomic stretch:
- the prsR gene encoding PEP-CTERM-box response regulator transcription factor, translating to MADMKPKLLIVEDDEGLQAQLKWAYEDFDVTIAGDRASALAALRAEEPAVVTLDLGLPPDPDGTREGFAVLDEIMALKPDTKVIVASGHGARESALQAIERGAYDFYQKPVDIEALGLIVRRAFNLHEIEEENRRLADKVGEDKTVLGGLVTAAPEMAKVARTIERVANTNVSVMLLGASGTGKELLARGLHDASNRRDGEFVAINCAAIPENLLESELFGHEKGAFTGAVKTTEGKIEQAHGGTLFLDEVGDIPLPLQVKLLRFIQERTIERIGGRKQIAVDTRIVCATHQNLEAMIGENQFREDLFYRLAEIVVKIPSLAERPGDATLLAKHFLNRFSEEINPKVKGFAPDALAAIDAWPWPGNVRELENRVKRAVIMAEGKLVAAEDLDLDEDEDETCEALNLKSAREQVDRKVIRHALARSEGNISQSAKLLGISRPTLYDLLKQYDLHA from the coding sequence ATGGCCGATATGAAACCCAAGCTCCTGATCGTGGAGGACGACGAGGGCCTGCAGGCCCAGCTCAAGTGGGCCTACGAGGACTTCGACGTCACCATTGCCGGCGACCGGGCATCGGCGCTTGCGGCGCTGCGTGCGGAGGAACCGGCGGTCGTCACGCTCGACCTCGGCCTGCCGCCCGATCCGGACGGTACGCGGGAAGGCTTCGCCGTGCTCGACGAGATCATGGCGCTCAAGCCCGATACCAAGGTGATCGTTGCGTCTGGTCACGGCGCGCGCGAGAGTGCGTTGCAGGCGATCGAGCGCGGGGCTTACGATTTCTACCAGAAGCCGGTCGATATCGAGGCTCTCGGCCTGATCGTCCGGCGCGCTTTCAACCTGCACGAGATCGAGGAAGAGAACCGTCGCCTCGCCGACAAGGTGGGTGAGGACAAGACCGTGCTCGGCGGTCTGGTCACGGCAGCACCCGAGATGGCGAAGGTCGCCCGCACGATCGAGCGCGTCGCCAATACGAATGTCTCGGTCATGCTCCTCGGCGCGAGCGGGACTGGCAAGGAATTGCTTGCCCGCGGCCTGCATGACGCCAGCAATCGCCGCGATGGCGAGTTCGTCGCGATCAACTGCGCGGCGATCCCGGAAAACCTGCTCGAAAGCGAGCTTTTCGGTCACGAGAAGGGCGCGTTTACTGGCGCCGTCAAGACGACCGAGGGCAAGATCGAACAAGCGCATGGCGGCACGCTGTTTCTCGACGAGGTCGGCGACATTCCGCTGCCGCTGCAGGTCAAGCTGCTGCGCTTCATCCAGGAACGCACGATCGAACGCATCGGCGGGCGCAAGCAGATCGCGGTAGATACGCGCATCGTGTGCGCCACGCACCAGAACCTCGAAGCGATGATCGGCGAGAACCAGTTCCGCGAAGACCTGTTCTACCGCCTTGCCGAAATCGTCGTGAAAATCCCCAGCCTCGCAGAGCGGCCGGGCGATGCGACGCTCCTGGCCAAGCATTTCCTCAACCGCTTCTCCGAGGAGATCAATCCAAAGGTGAAGGGCTTCGCGCCCGACGCGTTGGCCGCGATCGATGCCTGGCCGTGGCCGGGCAATGTTCGCGAGCTGGAAAACCGGGTGAAGCGCGCCGTCATCATGGCGGAAGGCAAGCTCGTCGCTGCCGAGGATCTCGACCTCGACGAGGACGAAGACGAAACCTGCGAGGCACTCAACCTGAAGAGTGCACGCGAACAGGTGGATCGCAAGGTGATCCGGCATGCGCTGGCTCGAAGCGAGGGCAATATCTCGCAATCGGCCAAGCTCCTCGGGATCAGCAGGCCGACGCTCTACGACCTGCTCAAGCAGTATGACCTGCACGCCTGA
- a CDS encoding tetratricopeptide repeat protein has protein sequence MTCTPDTPIKRVIVAVALACALAACSESEPELSPIESAREALSDGDAIAAEVSLREALSDGAARADVAAYLGEAKLQQGQLAEARDWLTDTRFSPETEAHGNHMLGRLAMAEGDLPAAGRAFDRSLEAGGETAELWVDIARLRFAGGEHVQAFEASRRASEIDPDSLPAAILDAQLTRDALGPARAIHSMEQALEQHPESAELLAEYAATLGEAGRYSDMLAAVRQLQKVDPGNSRVHYLQAVLTARAGKWDLSYSLLQRSSELAEETPSALLLSGILDLQRANYSSAAQTLQQLAVRQPDNRRVRFLWAKSLHLGRRDRELVYEFGEEASRDDAAPYLQTLVARSFESIGDRRKAGEMLDRSNMAGRDRFREITSSTPFAVAAGRKTANGADVLILARAAIGAGRPEVAARASEEFLGQIPGSVDAMILAGDGLMASRRFDAAQDRFSAAARVRNSWPLAYKRSSLLQFGGANDEALAVVGDHLSSAPFNQEALAVLAEFLAIEGRWGEAARAADSAIAAGGARDPALLVLRAKASLALGEIDDALVFAETAHDLAPMHRDTVSTLANVYEQAEVDPAMIAAAKRKARLLGA, from the coding sequence ATGACCTGCACGCCTGACACGCCGATAAAACGCGTAATTGTCGCGGTTGCACTCGCTTGCGCGCTTGCTGCGTGCAGCGAGAGCGAACCCGAGCTTTCGCCGATCGAAAGCGCACGCGAGGCGCTGTCGGACGGCGATGCGATTGCTGCGGAAGTGTCCTTGCGCGAAGCATTGAGCGACGGTGCGGCCCGCGCCGATGTCGCGGCTTATCTTGGCGAAGCGAAGCTCCAACAGGGGCAACTGGCGGAAGCGCGGGACTGGCTGACCGACACGAGATTTAGTCCCGAGACCGAGGCTCACGGCAATCACATGCTCGGCCGTCTCGCGATGGCAGAGGGCGACCTCCCTGCCGCGGGAAGGGCATTCGACCGGTCCCTCGAGGCTGGCGGGGAAACGGCAGAACTATGGGTCGACATTGCCCGCCTGCGTTTCGCCGGCGGCGAACATGTACAGGCATTCGAGGCAAGCAGGCGCGCATCCGAGATCGACCCGGACAGCCTGCCCGCCGCAATACTGGATGCGCAGCTCACTCGCGATGCGCTGGGCCCGGCGCGTGCGATCCATTCGATGGAGCAGGCGCTCGAGCAGCATCCGGAATCTGCCGAACTACTGGCAGAGTATGCCGCCACGCTTGGGGAGGCCGGCCGCTACAGCGACATGCTTGCAGCGGTCAGGCAATTGCAGAAGGTCGATCCGGGCAATTCACGGGTACATTACCTGCAGGCTGTTCTCACGGCGCGGGCAGGCAAATGGGACCTTTCCTATTCGCTCCTGCAGCGCAGCTCGGAACTGGCGGAGGAAACTCCTTCTGCGTTGCTGCTTTCCGGCATCCTCGATCTCCAACGCGCCAATTATTCGAGCGCGGCACAGACGCTGCAACAACTGGCCGTCCGACAACCGGACAACCGACGTGTCCGGTTCCTCTGGGCCAAGTCGCTGCATCTTGGGCGGCGCGACAGGGAACTGGTCTACGAATTCGGCGAGGAGGCATCGCGCGACGATGCTGCGCCCTATCTCCAGACACTGGTTGCCCGTTCGTTCGAGAGCATCGGCGATCGCCGGAAGGCTGGTGAAATGCTCGACCGGTCCAACATGGCCGGTCGCGATCGTTTCCGCGAGATTACGAGCAGCACACCCTTCGCCGTTGCCGCAGGGCGCAAGACGGCCAATGGCGCAGATGTCCTCATACTCGCGCGCGCCGCCATTGGGGCAGGGAGGCCAGAGGTTGCAGCTCGGGCGAGCGAGGAATTCCTCGGCCAAATCCCGGGCTCGGTCGATGCGATGATCCTTGCCGGCGATGGCCTTATGGCGTCACGCCGGTTCGATGCTGCGCAGGACAGGTTTTCGGCTGCTGCCCGGGTTCGCAACAGCTGGCCGCTCGCATACAAGCGCAGCAGCTTGCTGCAGTTCGGCGGCGCGAACGACGAAGCGCTGGCCGTGGTGGGAGATCACTTGTCGAGCGCACCCTTCAACCAGGAAGCCTTGGCGGTCCTCGCAGAATTTCTCGCGATCGAGGGGCGATGGGGCGAAGCCGCGCGCGCAGCGGATAGCGCAATCGCCGCAGGTGGCGCGCGCGATCCTGCATTGCTTGTCCTGCGCGCCAAGGCGTCATTGGCACTGGGCGAGATTGACGACGCGCTGGTCTTTGCCGAAACCGCTCACGATCTTGCGCCCATGCACCGCGACACCGTCTCGACGCTTGCGAATGTATACGAGCAGGCTGAAGTCGACCCGGCAATGATCGCTGCTGCAAAACGAAAGGCGCGCCTGCTCGGCGCCTAA
- a CDS encoding bile acid:sodium symporter family protein: MSRLAFLSDPMLRLLVLAVALALVLPATGEASGPVRAVSNGLIFLLFFVNGIRVGRAEVLRGLGNLRFLVPLFGWIFIAMAIAGVGLAALGGQVLPPVIALGFIYLGCMPSTVQSATSYTTIAGGSTALAVIGAALGSIAGVFISAPLFALLGGGAVGEIGNDAVVRIALLLVLPFVIGQVVQHWLKPVVDREKARAVWLDRIAIAMAVYVATSGAVENGAGGDLDTTAWLALMSLTALFLLFGHGGAWLVSGLIGYSREDRIAFVFGGAQKSIAVGAPLAGLIFPPAQAGFVLLPLLVYHFAQLVIAAPIAARFAAHPPAASG; this comes from the coding sequence ATGTCGAGACTGGCTTTCCTCTCCGATCCGATGCTTCGCCTGCTGGTGCTGGCGGTCGCGCTTGCGTTGGTGCTGCCAGCCACGGGTGAGGCGAGCGGGCCGGTCAGGGCCGTTTCGAACGGCCTCATCTTCCTGCTCTTCTTCGTGAACGGCATCCGGGTCGGCCGTGCCGAGGTCCTGCGCGGGCTCGGTAACCTGCGTTTCCTCGTCCCGCTGTTCGGCTGGATATTCATTGCAATGGCGATTGCCGGAGTAGGGCTCGCTGCATTGGGAGGGCAAGTCCTGCCGCCGGTCATTGCGCTGGGCTTCATATATCTGGGCTGCATGCCTTCGACCGTGCAGTCGGCGACATCCTACACAACGATCGCAGGCGGCAGCACCGCGCTTGCCGTAATCGGAGCGGCGCTGGGAAGCATTGCGGGGGTTTTCATCAGCGCGCCGCTGTTCGCATTGCTCGGTGGGGGAGCCGTCGGTGAGATCGGCAATGACGCCGTGGTGAGGATTGCGCTGCTTCTCGTGCTTCCATTCGTCATTGGACAGGTCGTGCAGCACTGGCTCAAACCGGTGGTCGATCGCGAGAAGGCGAGAGCAGTGTGGCTCGACCGGATCGCGATTGCGATGGCGGTCTATGTCGCAACGTCCGGCGCGGTCGAGAACGGTGCAGGGGGCGATCTCGACACGACCGCATGGCTTGCGCTTATGAGCCTTACTGCGCTGTTCCTGCTGTTCGGCCATGGCGGGGCATGGCTCGTCAGCGGGCTGATCGGCTATTCGCGCGAAGACCGGATCGCATTCGTCTTCGGCGGAGCACAGAAGAGCATTGCGGTCGGTGCGCCGCTGGCAGGGCTGATATTCCCGCCCGCGCAGGCCGGGTTCGTGCTGCTACCGCTGCTGGTCTATCACTTCGCGCAGCTGGTGATCGCCGCGCCTATTGCGGCTCGCTTTGCGGCTCATCCGCCAGCCGCTTCCGGTTGA
- a CDS encoding DUF475 domain-containing protein yields the protein MQTLLQYYKFSLGFTALCFVLAAWYGWTSTGSITATLAIVWIVLVLSILEVSLSFDNAVVNATVLREMDPVWQQRFLTIGILIAVFGMRIVFPIAIVSIAANLGPLDAIELSLNNPEEYERIVSSAHIGIAGFGGAFLAMVGLTFFFDSEKDTHWIGSIERTINRFSSVPAVEIGLVLGLVYGVSTMLGQDEAFTFLTAAILGLLTFIGVNALGAIIEQREARKKAAGEIVRSGLGGFLYLEVLDASFSFDGVIGAFALSNNMIIIALGLSVGAMFVRSMTIHLVRTGTLAQYRYLEHGAFWAIIVLGVIMLLSARYHIPETITGLIGAVLIGLSLWWSIRFNRKRLADEPQSEPQ from the coding sequence ATGCAGACCCTGCTGCAATACTACAAGTTTTCGCTCGGCTTCACCGCGCTGTGTTTCGTCCTGGCCGCTTGGTACGGCTGGACTAGCACCGGCTCGATCACGGCAACACTCGCCATCGTGTGGATCGTGCTGGTCCTCTCGATCCTCGAAGTTTCGCTGAGCTTCGACAATGCGGTCGTCAACGCGACCGTTCTGCGCGAAATGGACCCGGTCTGGCAGCAGCGCTTCCTGACAATCGGCATCCTGATCGCGGTGTTCGGCATGCGGATCGTCTTTCCAATCGCCATCGTTTCGATCGCAGCAAACCTGGGTCCGCTCGACGCGATAGAGCTCTCCCTCAACAATCCGGAAGAATACGAGCGGATCGTCTCGAGCGCCCATATCGGTATCGCCGGTTTCGGCGGGGCGTTCCTCGCGATGGTCGGCCTCACCTTCTTCTTCGATTCCGAGAAGGACACGCACTGGATCGGCAGTATCGAGCGGACCATCAACCGCTTCTCCAGCGTGCCTGCGGTCGAGATCGGCCTCGTACTCGGCCTCGTTTACGGCGTATCGACCATGCTCGGACAGGATGAGGCATTCACCTTCCTGACCGCAGCAATCCTCGGCCTGCTCACCTTCATCGGCGTAAACGCGCTCGGCGCAATCATCGAGCAGCGGGAAGCGCGCAAGAAGGCAGCAGGCGAAATCGTCCGCTCCGGCCTCGGCGGCTTCCTCTACCTTGAAGTGCTCGACGCGAGCTTCAGCTTCGACGGCGTGATCGGCGCCTTCGCACTGTCGAACAACATGATCATCATCGCGCTCGGCCTGTCGGTCGGTGCGATGTTCGTGCGTTCGATGACCATCCATCTCGTGCGCACGGGCACGCTGGCGCAGTATCGCTATCTCGAACACGGTGCCTTCTGGGCGATCATCGTCCTCGGTGTGATCATGCTGCTGTCGGCGCGCTATCACATTCCCGAGACGATCACCGGCCTGATCGGCGCGGTGCTGATCGGCCTGTCGCTGTGGTGGTCGATCCGCTTCAACCGGAAGCGGCTGGCGGATGAGCCGCAAAGCGAGCCGCAATAG
- the panB gene encoding 3-methyl-2-oxobutanoate hydroxymethyltransferase yields MSTTFQLDTATSRANPTPAPMKRLTVPKIRQRKKDGVTAEPLVMLTAYTARQAQLLDAHCDLLLVGDSLGQVIYGLPSTIPVTLDMMANHAAAVVRGSYHSVVVVDMPFGSYEASKEQAFESASYLLKQSGAAAVKLEGGQAMAETVAFLNQRGIPVMGHVGLTPQAVNVLGGYAARGRSDAEADKIVSDAEALDEAGAFAIVIEGVIEPIAIAATKAVTAPTIGIGASAQCDGQVLVTEDMLGMFERVPRFVKRYEDIASVIETTVQKYAAEVRDRSFPGEEQTYQPKS; encoded by the coding sequence ATGTCCACGACCTTCCAGCTAGACACTGCGACCAGTCGCGCAAATCCGACCCCGGCGCCGATGAAGCGCCTCACGGTCCCGAAGATCCGCCAGCGCAAGAAGGACGGCGTGACCGCTGAACCGCTGGTCATGCTCACCGCCTACACCGCGCGCCAGGCCCAGCTACTCGACGCGCATTGCGATCTGCTGCTGGTCGGGGATTCGCTCGGCCAAGTGATCTACGGGCTTCCTTCGACCATTCCGGTAACGCTCGACATGATGGCCAATCATGCGGCCGCCGTTGTGCGCGGGAGCTATCATTCGGTGGTCGTCGTCGACATGCCCTTCGGCAGCTACGAGGCATCGAAGGAGCAGGCTTTCGAGAGCGCGTCCTACCTTCTGAAGCAAAGCGGCGCTGCCGCGGTGAAGCTCGAAGGCGGGCAGGCGATGGCGGAAACTGTTGCCTTTCTCAACCAGCGCGGCATTCCGGTGATGGGTCATGTGGGCCTTACCCCGCAGGCGGTGAACGTGCTCGGCGGATATGCCGCGCGCGGTCGTAGCGATGCGGAGGCAGACAAGATCGTATCGGATGCGGAGGCGCTCGACGAAGCCGGCGCATTCGCGATCGTCATCGAAGGCGTGATCGAACCGATCGCTATTGCGGCGACCAAGGCCGTCACCGCCCCGACCATCGGCATCGGCGCATCGGCCCAGTGCGATGGACAGGTGCTCGTCACCGAAGACATGCTCGGCATGTTCGAGCGCGTCCCGCGTTTCGTGAAGCGCTACGAAGACATCGCCTCGGTTATCGAGACCACGGTGCAGAAATACGCCGCAGAAGTGCGTGACCGCAGCTTCCCCGGCGAAGAACAGACCTACCAGCCCAAGAGCTGA
- a CDS encoding sodium-dependent transporter: protein MAAKGSGHENWSSRSAFILAAVGSAVGLGNMWRFPAEAGENGGGAFVLFYIFCVLLIGLPVLLSEVLVGRHGQANAPESVRRVARDSNAPEGWSILASMGVFAAFLILSFYCVVGGWVVYYIGVFLSDLFQTGLTGGAFDGRAASDIEGLWPALQSNGSLMVGLNLGFLAVTMFFVARGVSSGIEWVAVYLMPLFFVLFLGITIYGAFTGNFSDAVSYLFTFDFSKLTGEVMLAAVGQAFFSLSLGVAGMMTYGAYANRDTNLAETSGIIASADTGVAMLAGLAIFPIVFAAGLSAGAGPGLMFQSLPLAFQSMPFGSLIGLAFFVMVFFAALTSSVSLLEAPTAYVFEKFKMNRAVATIIVGLGAAVLGVLAALSFNEIADFRPLGFIPLFAEANFFTALDDVTAKLFMPIGAILTCLFVGWVADAKLIDDENGLDGVLHQTWRALVRFVCPAALLIILVIGIFPDILGS from the coding sequence ATGGCAGCAAAAGGTTCGGGCCACGAGAATTGGTCGTCGCGCAGTGCTTTCATTCTGGCAGCCGTCGGTTCGGCGGTTGGCCTGGGCAACATGTGGCGCTTCCCCGCCGAAGCGGGTGAGAACGGTGGCGGGGCCTTCGTCCTGTTCTACATCTTCTGCGTCCTGCTGATCGGCCTGCCGGTCCTGCTCTCCGAAGTCCTGGTCGGTCGTCACGGCCAGGCCAACGCGCCGGAAAGCGTTCGCCGCGTGGCGCGCGATTCCAACGCGCCGGAAGGGTGGAGCATCCTTGCTTCCATGGGCGTGTTCGCCGCCTTCCTGATCCTCAGCTTCTACTGCGTGGTCGGCGGCTGGGTCGTCTATTACATCGGCGTATTCCTGAGCGACCTGTTCCAGACCGGCTTGACCGGCGGGGCTTTCGATGGCCGCGCAGCCTCGGACATTGAAGGGCTTTGGCCCGCATTGCAGAGCAACGGCTCCCTCATGGTCGGGCTCAACCTTGGCTTCCTCGCGGTGACCATGTTCTTCGTTGCGCGCGGTGTGTCGAGCGGGATCGAGTGGGTTGCGGTCTACCTCATGCCGCTATTCTTCGTGCTGTTCCTCGGCATCACCATCTACGGCGCGTTCACCGGCAATTTCAGCGATGCGGTGAGCTACCTGTTCACCTTCGACTTCTCGAAGCTGACCGGTGAGGTGATGCTGGCAGCGGTCGGGCAGGCGTTCTTCTCACTGTCGCTCGGTGTCGCAGGCATGATGACCTATGGCGCCTACGCCAATCGCGACACCAATCTTGCCGAAACCTCGGGCATCATCGCTAGTGCGGATACCGGCGTGGCCATGCTTGCGGGCCTCGCGATTTTCCCGATCGTCTTTGCCGCCGGCCTCTCGGCGGGTGCAGGGCCGGGCCTCATGTTCCAGTCGCTCCCGCTCGCATTCCAGTCGATGCCGTTCGGATCGCTCATCGGCCTCGCATTCTTCGTCATGGTGTTCTTCGCGGCGCTGACGAGCTCGGTTTCTCTGCTCGAGGCGCCGACCGCCTACGTGTTCGAGAAGTTCAAGATGAACCGGGCAGTCGCGACGATAATCGTCGGTCTCGGCGCGGCGGTGCTGGGCGTTCTGGCGGCGCTTTCATTCAACGAAATCGCAGACTTCCGTCCGCTCGGCTTCATCCCGCTCTTTGCGGAAGCGAATTTCTTCACCGCTCTCGATGACGTGACTGCCAAGCTGTTCATGCCGATCGGTGCCATCCTGACCTGCCTGTTCGTCGGCTGGGTTGCCGATGCGAAGCTGATCGACGACGAGAACGGCCTCGATGGAGTGCTTCACCAGACCTGGCGCGCACTCGTGCGTTTCGTTTGTCCGGCAGCACTGCTGATCATCCTCGTTATCGGGATTTTCCCCGACATCCTCGGCTCCTGA
- a CDS encoding amino acid permease produces MLLDRVKPLDAILATAQKKSLHRTLSGFQLMLFGIGCVIGTGIFVLTAAGAQKAGPGLMLAFAIAGAVCIVAALCYAEVAAMIPVAGSAYTYSYASVGEFLAWTVGWALILEYAVAASAVSVGWSGYFSGTILNEFFGIQLPAWLSAGPLALGGAPGGLINLPALVIALLVTWLLMIGTSESAKVNAVLVAIKVTALTAFIALTLTSPEFDTSKFNPFLPAGVFGGLGSGIGAVGAAATIFFAYVGFDAVSTAAEETKDPQKNVPFGLIGSLLFCTVFYILVAAGAIGTIGGQPIMGPGGIPFPAGSEELARQCALPAYSGALVCSDEALAHVLRQIGWSGVGNMLGIAAFLALPSVILVLIFAQTRIFFVMSRDGLLPERLSAVHPKWKTPHIVTAMTGLVVAVGAAFFPVGLLADYANAGTLYAFFMVAVTVLVLRKTDPGRPRPFRMAGVWIVAPLTLAGCLFLYVNLPWQAIAVLPAWGAVGVAIYFLYGRSRSHLGRGIVEVVDEVGGEETMVPIHPPKAD; encoded by the coding sequence ATGCTGTTGGATAGAGTAAAGCCGCTCGACGCCATTCTGGCGACGGCGCAAAAGAAGTCGTTGCATCGTACGCTCAGTGGTTTCCAGCTCATGCTCTTCGGCATCGGCTGCGTAATCGGCACGGGTATTTTCGTCCTTACGGCTGCCGGCGCGCAAAAGGCCGGACCGGGCCTCATGCTGGCGTTCGCGATTGCCGGTGCGGTCTGCATCGTCGCCGCGCTCTGCTATGCGGAGGTCGCGGCGATGATCCCCGTTGCGGGCTCGGCCTACACCTACAGCTATGCATCGGTCGGCGAGTTTCTCGCCTGGACGGTCGGGTGGGCCCTCATCCTCGAATATGCCGTTGCGGCGAGCGCCGTATCGGTCGGCTGGTCGGGATATTTCAGCGGGACGATCCTGAACGAATTCTTCGGGATACAATTACCGGCCTGGCTCAGTGCGGGGCCGCTCGCGCTGGGCGGGGCGCCGGGCGGGCTGATAAACCTGCCTGCGCTGGTTATCGCTCTCCTGGTGACCTGGCTGCTGATGATCGGCACCAGCGAAAGCGCCAAGGTCAACGCCGTTCTGGTGGCGATCAAGGTGACCGCGCTGACGGCCTTCATCGCCCTGACCCTGACAAGCCCTGAATTCGACACGTCGAAGTTCAACCCGTTCCTGCCCGCAGGCGTGTTCGGCGGTCTGGGATCGGGCATCGGCGCAGTCGGCGCTGCGGCAACGATCTTCTTCGCCTATGTCGGCTTCGATGCCGTCTCGACTGCGGCCGAGGAAACCAAGGACCCGCAAAAGAACGTTCCGTTCGGGCTGATCGGATCGCTGTTGTTCTGTACCGTTTTCTACATCCTCGTTGCAGCGGGCGCGATTGGCACGATTGGCGGCCAGCCGATCATGGGGCCGGGCGGTATTCCGTTTCCTGCCGGGTCGGAGGAGCTTGCTCGCCAGTGCGCGCTGCCAGCCTATTCGGGTGCGCTGGTCTGCTCGGACGAGGCGCTGGCTCATGTCCTGCGACAGATCGGCTGGTCTGGCGTCGGCAACATGCTCGGTATCGCTGCATTCCTTGCCCTGCCATCGGTCATCCTCGTGCTGATCTTTGCGCAGACCCGCATCTTCTTCGTCATGAGCCGCGACGGGTTGTTGCCCGAACGTCTCAGCGCGGTGCATCCGAAGTGGAAAACGCCGCACATCGTCACGGCGATGACGGGTCTTGTCGTTGCGGTCGGTGCGGCTTTCTTCCCGGTCGGGCTGCTGGCCGACTATGCCAATGCCGGGACGCTCTACGCGTTCTTCATGGTCGCGGTGACGGTACTGGTGCTGCGCAAGACCGATCCCGGCAGGCCGCGGCCCTTCCGCATGGCTGGCGTCTGGATCGTGGCGCCCCTGACGCTTGCAGGGTGCCTGTTCCTCTACGTCAATCTGCCGTGGCAGGCGATTGCCGTGCTGCCGGCTTGGGGCGCAGTCGGTGTCGCGATCTACTTCCTCTATGGCCGGAGCCGTAGCCATCTGGGCCGGGGTATCGTCGAGGTGGTCGACGAGGTAGGTGGCGAGGAAACCATGGTTCCGATCCATCCGCCCAAAGCGGACTGA
- a CDS encoding pyridoxamine 5'-phosphate oxidase family protein, with the protein MKYSDGKTDELKTKFWKALADSPFLFLQLDAEPSTAVPMSPQLDKDANSSIWFFTHKKSDFAALGPVTATFQGKGHDMYARFHGQLSVETDQERFDQFWNNFVEAWYDGGKDDPDILFLRMDLGDAEIWNGDLGLLNTAKMALGQNVHEEAEKEHVENVAL; encoded by the coding sequence ATGAAATACTCAGATGGCAAAACCGACGAACTGAAGACCAAATTCTGGAAGGCGCTGGCGGATTCGCCGTTCCTGTTCCTCCAGCTCGACGCAGAGCCCTCCACTGCCGTCCCGATGAGTCCGCAGCTCGACAAGGACGCCAACAGCTCGATCTGGTTCTTCACCCACAAGAAGAGCGATTTCGCCGCTCTCGGTCCGGTGACCGCTACCTTCCAGGGCAAGGGGCACGACATGTATGCCCGCTTCCACGGACAGCTTTCGGTCGAAACCGATCAGGAGCGCTTCGACCAGTTCTGGAACAATTTCGTCGAGGCCTGGTACGATGGCGGCAAGGACGATCCGGACATCCTGTTCCTACGCATGGATCTCGGCGACGCCGAAATCTGGAATGGCGACCTCGGCCTGCTGAACACCGCCAAGATGGCGCTGGGCCAGAACGTCCACGAAGAAGCAGAAAAGGAGCACGTCGAAAACGTCGCGCTCTGA